One stretch of Trichomycterus rosablanca isolate fTriRos1 chromosome 3, fTriRos1.hap1, whole genome shotgun sequence DNA includes these proteins:
- the LOC134310076 gene encoding C-C chemokine receptor type 5-like: protein MHNAKQTLEQWSGVTNHTSLPGILSLVDYSTYYNIDYNDNDTAPCSPSNVKVFGQAFIPVLYSIVFIVGFIGNSLVLCVLVKYHQRSNMTDVGLFNLAVSDLLFLISLPFWAHAATSEWTLGNIMCHTITALFMLGFYGSIFFMVLMTVDRYAIIVHAQASLFTNHRSVKAGIGLSLLMWVLSLGASLPTIIFSQAKNESGEWTCKPEYPHGSTWRQFSYIELNILGWVLPLSVMVFCYSRIIPILRSIKSQRKHKAVRLILVLVAVFFLFWTPYNIVIFMRFLHYSGYMQKCEWKVGTDMAMQWVETIAFSHCCINPIIYAFVGQKFRTSVLRILKQWFPVCFSKCTTIVSELSERRSSVYSRSSDVSSTKIF from the exons ATGCACAATGCCAAGcagactctagagcagtggagtgGAGTCACAAATCACACGTCTCTACCTGGCATtctgagtctgg TTGACTACTCCACCTATTACAACATTGATTACAATGACAATGACACGGCACCGTGCAGCCCCAGCAATGTGAAAGTCTTTGGGCAAGCCTTCATCCCTGTACTCTACAGCATCGTCTTCATTGTGGGCTTCATCGGAAACAGTCTGGTGTTATGTGTACTGGTCAAGTACCATCAAAGATCAAACATGACAGATGTGGGTCTTTTCAACCTGGCAGTTTCAGACCTCCTCTTCCTGATCTCACTGCCTTTCTGGGCTCATGCTGCTACCAGTGAGTGGACCTTGGGGAACATCATGTGCCACACTATAACAGCACTTTTCATGCTGGGATTCTATGGAAGCATCTTTTTCATGGTCCTGATGACAGTGGACCGCTATGCCATCATCGTCCATGCACAAGCCTCTCTTTTTACCAACCACAGGTCTGTCAAAGCTGGCATAGGTCTTTCTTTGTTAATGTGGGTTCTGAGCTTGGGAGCCTCTTTGCCAACCATTATTTTTAGCCAAGCAAAGAATGAATCAGGCGAATGGACATGCAAACCAGAGTATCCCCACGGGTCAACATGGAGACAATTCTCTTACATTGAGCTTAACATCCTCGGCTGGGTCCTGCCTCTGTCAGTGATGGTGTTCTGCTACTCACGCATCATCCCCATCTTGAGGTCCATTAAGTCACAAAGGAAGCACAAAGCTGTCAGACTCATCCTGGTTTTGGTTGctgttttctttctcttctgGACGCCCTACAACATCGTCATCTTTATGCGCTTCTTGCATTACTCAGGTTACATGCAGAAATGCGAGTGGAAAGTAGGCACAGACATGGCCATGCAGTGGGTGGAAACCATAGCATTCAGTCACTGCTGCATCAATCCCATAATCTACGCCTTTGTGGGGCAGAAGTTCAGAACTTCGGTGCTCAGGATTCTAAAACAGTGGTTTCCTGTTTGTTTTAGTAAATGCACCACAATTGTCAGTGAGCTTTCGGAGAGGAGGAGCTCTGTGTACTCACGTTCTTCGGATGTTTCCAGCACAAAGATTTTCTAG